In Babylonia areolata isolate BAREFJ2019XMU chromosome 19, ASM4173473v1, whole genome shotgun sequence, a single window of DNA contains:
- the LOC143293673 gene encoding dnaJ homolog subfamily B member 6-like isoform X3 — protein sequence MPASKKDMSYYDILGVERNASEKDIKKAYRRLALKWHPDKNPNNKDEAEKKFKEISEAYDVLSDKKKREVYDMYGKEGVHGNTGFSDDEFAGGGGGYGHFHFQFRSPEEIFREFFGTDDPFSRIFGGFPGGNDAFSSSFFSSDPFFSSGLWAPHHRAHQHHHHHHHRRRRGEGAGQPHRTHVSAASYPQVAGGVPPFPSFDTFFSMGPMSGMSQFSSTSFGGPTGGGNFRSTSTSTKVVNGKRVVTRKVVENGKETVEVEEDGVLKSRRVDGVLQALDGGGTKPSIRA from the exons ATGCCAGCCAGCAAAAAGGACATGAGCTACTACGATATCTTGGGGGTTGAGCGTAATGCTTCagagaaagacataaaaaaagC ATACAGGCGACTTGCACTAAAATGGCATCCAGACAAGAATCCCAACAACAAAGATGAAGCAGAGAAAAAGTTCAAAGAAATCTCAGAGGCCTATGATGTGCTTTCAGACA AGAAAAAGCGCGAGGTGTATGACATGTACGGCAAAGAGGGCGTGCATGGCAACACAGGGTTCTCTGACGATGAGTTTGCTGGAGGCGGCGGCGGCTATGGACACTTCCACTTCCAGTTCCGCAGTCCAGAAGAGATCTTCCGGGAATTCTTCGGCACCGACGATCCCTTCTCCAGGATCTTTGGAG GATTCCCAGGAGGCAACGatgccttctcttcttccttcttctccagcgACCCCTTTTTTAGTTCTGG TTTGTGGGCCCCTCACCACAgggcccaccaacaccaccaccaccaccaccaccgacgtCGGAGGGGGGAAGGCGCCGGCCAGCCCCACCGGACCCACGTGTCCGCCGCCTCCTACCCACAGGTGGCCGGGGGTGTGCCCCCTTTCCCATCTTTCGACACTTTCTTCAGTATGGGGCCCATGTCGGG GATGTCCCAGTTTTCCAGCACCAGTTTCGGGGGACCCACAGGCGGAGGTAACTTCCGCtccacttccacctccaccaaagttgtcaatgGCAAAAGAGTGGTCACCAGAAA AGTGGTGGAGAATGGCAAGGAGACGGTGGAGGTAGAGGAGGATGGGGTGCTCAAGTCCCGCAGGGTAGACGGTGTTCTGCAGGCGCTGGACGGGGGCGGCACCAAGCCCAGCATTCGCGCTTGA
- the LOC143293673 gene encoding dnaJ homolog subfamily B member 6-like isoform X1 → MPASKKDMSYYDILGVERNASEKDIKKAYRRLALKWHPDKNPNNKDEAEKKFKEISEAYDVLSDKKKREVYDMYGKEGVHGNTGFSDDEFAGGGGGYGHFHFQFRSPEEIFREFFGTDDPFSRIFGGGFQSGNMFEQSFTGFPGGNDAFSSSFFSSDPFFSSGLWAPHHRAHQHHHHHHHRRRRGEGAGQPHRTHVSAASYPQVAGGVPPFPSFDTFFSMGPMSGMSQFSSTSFGGPTGGGNFRSTSTSTKVVNGKRVVTRKVVENGKETVEVEEDGVLKSRRVDGVLQALDGGGTKPSIRA, encoded by the exons ATGCCAGCCAGCAAAAAGGACATGAGCTACTACGATATCTTGGGGGTTGAGCGTAATGCTTCagagaaagacataaaaaaagC ATACAGGCGACTTGCACTAAAATGGCATCCAGACAAGAATCCCAACAACAAAGATGAAGCAGAGAAAAAGTTCAAAGAAATCTCAGAGGCCTATGATGTGCTTTCAGACA AGAAAAAGCGCGAGGTGTATGACATGTACGGCAAAGAGGGCGTGCATGGCAACACAGGGTTCTCTGACGATGAGTTTGCTGGAGGCGGCGGCGGCTATGGACACTTCCACTTCCAGTTCCGCAGTCCAGAAGAGATCTTCCGGGAATTCTTCGGCACCGACGATCCCTTCTCCAGGATCTTTGGAG GTGGCTTCCAGTCAGGGAACATGTTCGAACAATCTTTTACAGGATTCCCAGGAGGCAACGatgccttctcttcttccttcttctccagcgACCCCTTTTTTAGTTCTGG TTTGTGGGCCCCTCACCACAgggcccaccaacaccaccaccaccaccaccaccgacgtCGGAGGGGGGAAGGCGCCGGCCAGCCCCACCGGACCCACGTGTCCGCCGCCTCCTACCCACAGGTGGCCGGGGGTGTGCCCCCTTTCCCATCTTTCGACACTTTCTTCAGTATGGGGCCCATGTCGGG GATGTCCCAGTTTTCCAGCACCAGTTTCGGGGGACCCACAGGCGGAGGTAACTTCCGCtccacttccacctccaccaaagttgtcaatgGCAAAAGAGTGGTCACCAGAAA AGTGGTGGAGAATGGCAAGGAGACGGTGGAGGTAGAGGAGGATGGGGTGCTCAAGTCCCGCAGGGTAGACGGTGTTCTGCAGGCGCTGGACGGGGGCGGCACCAAGCCCAGCATTCGCGCTTGA
- the LOC143293673 gene encoding dnaJ homolog subfamily B member 6-B-like isoform X6, with the protein MPASKKDMSYYDILGVERNASEKDIKKAYRRLALKWHPDKNPNNKDEAEKKFKEISEAYDVLSDKKKREVYDMYGKEGVHGNTGFSDDEFAGGGGGYGHFHFQFRSPEEIFREFFGTDDPFSRIFGGFPGGNDAFSSSFFSSDPFFSSGMSQFSSTSFGGPTGGGNFRSTSTSTKVVNGKRVVTRKVVENGKETVEVEEDGVLKSRRVDGVLQALDGGGTKPSIRA; encoded by the exons ATGCCAGCCAGCAAAAAGGACATGAGCTACTACGATATCTTGGGGGTTGAGCGTAATGCTTCagagaaagacataaaaaaagC ATACAGGCGACTTGCACTAAAATGGCATCCAGACAAGAATCCCAACAACAAAGATGAAGCAGAGAAAAAGTTCAAAGAAATCTCAGAGGCCTATGATGTGCTTTCAGACA AGAAAAAGCGCGAGGTGTATGACATGTACGGCAAAGAGGGCGTGCATGGCAACACAGGGTTCTCTGACGATGAGTTTGCTGGAGGCGGCGGCGGCTATGGACACTTCCACTTCCAGTTCCGCAGTCCAGAAGAGATCTTCCGGGAATTCTTCGGCACCGACGATCCCTTCTCCAGGATCTTTGGAG GATTCCCAGGAGGCAACGatgccttctcttcttccttcttctccagcgACCCCTTTTTTAGTTCTGG GATGTCCCAGTTTTCCAGCACCAGTTTCGGGGGACCCACAGGCGGAGGTAACTTCCGCtccacttccacctccaccaaagttgtcaatgGCAAAAGAGTGGTCACCAGAAA AGTGGTGGAGAATGGCAAGGAGACGGTGGAGGTAGAGGAGGATGGGGTGCTCAAGTCCCGCAGGGTAGACGGTGTTCTGCAGGCGCTGGACGGGGGCGGCACCAAGCCCAGCATTCGCGCTTGA
- the LOC143293673 gene encoding dnaJ homolog subfamily B member 6-like isoform X2, which yields MPASKKDMSYYDILGVERNASEKDIKKAYRRLALKWHPDKNPNNKDEAEKKFKEISEAYDVLSDKKKREVYDMYGKEGVHGNTGFSDDEFAGGGGGYGHFHFQFRSPEEIFREFFGTDDPFSRIFGGGFQSGNMFEQSFTGFPGGNDAFSSSFFSSDPFFSSGAHQHHHHHHHRRRRGEGAGQPHRTHVSAASYPQVAGGVPPFPSFDTFFSMGPMSGMSQFSSTSFGGPTGGGNFRSTSTSTKVVNGKRVVTRKVVENGKETVEVEEDGVLKSRRVDGVLQALDGGGTKPSIRA from the exons ATGCCAGCCAGCAAAAAGGACATGAGCTACTACGATATCTTGGGGGTTGAGCGTAATGCTTCagagaaagacataaaaaaagC ATACAGGCGACTTGCACTAAAATGGCATCCAGACAAGAATCCCAACAACAAAGATGAAGCAGAGAAAAAGTTCAAAGAAATCTCAGAGGCCTATGATGTGCTTTCAGACA AGAAAAAGCGCGAGGTGTATGACATGTACGGCAAAGAGGGCGTGCATGGCAACACAGGGTTCTCTGACGATGAGTTTGCTGGAGGCGGCGGCGGCTATGGACACTTCCACTTCCAGTTCCGCAGTCCAGAAGAGATCTTCCGGGAATTCTTCGGCACCGACGATCCCTTCTCCAGGATCTTTGGAG GTGGCTTCCAGTCAGGGAACATGTTCGAACAATCTTTTACAGGATTCCCAGGAGGCAACGatgccttctcttcttccttcttctccagcgACCCCTTTTTTAGTTCTGG ggcccaccaacaccaccaccaccaccaccaccgacgtCGGAGGGGGGAAGGCGCCGGCCAGCCCCACCGGACCCACGTGTCCGCCGCCTCCTACCCACAGGTGGCCGGGGGTGTGCCCCCTTTCCCATCTTTCGACACTTTCTTCAGTATGGGGCCCATGTCGGG GATGTCCCAGTTTTCCAGCACCAGTTTCGGGGGACCCACAGGCGGAGGTAACTTCCGCtccacttccacctccaccaaagttgtcaatgGCAAAAGAGTGGTCACCAGAAA AGTGGTGGAGAATGGCAAGGAGACGGTGGAGGTAGAGGAGGATGGGGTGCTCAAGTCCCGCAGGGTAGACGGTGTTCTGCAGGCGCTGGACGGGGGCGGCACCAAGCCCAGCATTCGCGCTTGA
- the LOC143293673 gene encoding dnaJ homolog subfamily B member 6-B-like isoform X5 — MPASKKDMSYYDILGVERNASEKDIKKAYRRLALKWHPDKNPNNKDEAEKKFKEISEAYDVLSDKKKREVYDMYGKEGVHGNTGFSDDEFAGGGGGYGHFHFQFRSPEEIFREFFGTDDPFSRIFGGGFQSGNMFEQSFTGFPGGNDAFSSSFFSSDPFFSSGMSQFSSTSFGGPTGGGNFRSTSTSTKVVNGKRVVTRKVVENGKETVEVEEDGVLKSRRVDGVLQALDGGGTKPSIRA; from the exons ATGCCAGCCAGCAAAAAGGACATGAGCTACTACGATATCTTGGGGGTTGAGCGTAATGCTTCagagaaagacataaaaaaagC ATACAGGCGACTTGCACTAAAATGGCATCCAGACAAGAATCCCAACAACAAAGATGAAGCAGAGAAAAAGTTCAAAGAAATCTCAGAGGCCTATGATGTGCTTTCAGACA AGAAAAAGCGCGAGGTGTATGACATGTACGGCAAAGAGGGCGTGCATGGCAACACAGGGTTCTCTGACGATGAGTTTGCTGGAGGCGGCGGCGGCTATGGACACTTCCACTTCCAGTTCCGCAGTCCAGAAGAGATCTTCCGGGAATTCTTCGGCACCGACGATCCCTTCTCCAGGATCTTTGGAG GTGGCTTCCAGTCAGGGAACATGTTCGAACAATCTTTTACAGGATTCCCAGGAGGCAACGatgccttctcttcttccttcttctccagcgACCCCTTTTTTAGTTCTGG GATGTCCCAGTTTTCCAGCACCAGTTTCGGGGGACCCACAGGCGGAGGTAACTTCCGCtccacttccacctccaccaaagttgtcaatgGCAAAAGAGTGGTCACCAGAAA AGTGGTGGAGAATGGCAAGGAGACGGTGGAGGTAGAGGAGGATGGGGTGCTCAAGTCCCGCAGGGTAGACGGTGTTCTGCAGGCGCTGGACGGGGGCGGCACCAAGCCCAGCATTCGCGCTTGA
- the LOC143293673 gene encoding dnaJ homolog subfamily B member 6-like isoform X4, translated as MPASKKDMSYYDILGVERNASEKDIKKAYRRLALKWHPDKNPNNKDEAEKKFKEISEAYDVLSDKKKREVYDMYGKEGVHGNTGFSDDEFAGGGGGYGHFHFQFRSPEEIFREFFGTDDPFSRIFGGFPGGNDAFSSSFFSSDPFFSSGAHQHHHHHHHRRRRGEGAGQPHRTHVSAASYPQVAGGVPPFPSFDTFFSMGPMSGMSQFSSTSFGGPTGGGNFRSTSTSTKVVNGKRVVTRKVVENGKETVEVEEDGVLKSRRVDGVLQALDGGGTKPSIRA; from the exons ATGCCAGCCAGCAAAAAGGACATGAGCTACTACGATATCTTGGGGGTTGAGCGTAATGCTTCagagaaagacataaaaaaagC ATACAGGCGACTTGCACTAAAATGGCATCCAGACAAGAATCCCAACAACAAAGATGAAGCAGAGAAAAAGTTCAAAGAAATCTCAGAGGCCTATGATGTGCTTTCAGACA AGAAAAAGCGCGAGGTGTATGACATGTACGGCAAAGAGGGCGTGCATGGCAACACAGGGTTCTCTGACGATGAGTTTGCTGGAGGCGGCGGCGGCTATGGACACTTCCACTTCCAGTTCCGCAGTCCAGAAGAGATCTTCCGGGAATTCTTCGGCACCGACGATCCCTTCTCCAGGATCTTTGGAG GATTCCCAGGAGGCAACGatgccttctcttcttccttcttctccagcgACCCCTTTTTTAGTTCTGG ggcccaccaacaccaccaccaccaccaccaccgacgtCGGAGGGGGGAAGGCGCCGGCCAGCCCCACCGGACCCACGTGTCCGCCGCCTCCTACCCACAGGTGGCCGGGGGTGTGCCCCCTTTCCCATCTTTCGACACTTTCTTCAGTATGGGGCCCATGTCGGG GATGTCCCAGTTTTCCAGCACCAGTTTCGGGGGACCCACAGGCGGAGGTAACTTCCGCtccacttccacctccaccaaagttgtcaatgGCAAAAGAGTGGTCACCAGAAA AGTGGTGGAGAATGGCAAGGAGACGGTGGAGGTAGAGGAGGATGGGGTGCTCAAGTCCCGCAGGGTAGACGGTGTTCTGCAGGCGCTGGACGGGGGCGGCACCAAGCCCAGCATTCGCGCTTGA